A single window of Leptolyngbya ohadii IS1 DNA harbors:
- a CDS encoding Mo-dependent nitrogenase C-terminal domain-containing protein yields MVQQVKSSYSDRQIAVWLRGLLTIAWADGHFDPEEQDLILHLAETELAPETNLKAIEAITPIDLADHLGEGNQTAENFMRMAVMVAIVDGVYSESEDKLLHEFCTTLGVETKILEALRVTLSYCPTDGVAPPYDNNADLHDHHLHLLRPLQEWMDGLEIHDPRLARFLCKLIPPQCPFERDIKLFGHKVVHIPPMCKLNPLYDQLVGLRFRALSYLADDCKEDVSKYC; encoded by the coding sequence ATGGTTCAACAGGTCAAATCTTCCTACAGCGATCGCCAAATTGCAGTCTGGTTACGGGGACTGTTAACGATCGCTTGGGCAGACGGACATTTCGACCCGGAAGAACAAGACCTGATTTTGCACCTGGCGGAAACAGAACTGGCACCCGAAACCAATTTGAAGGCGATCGAGGCAATTACGCCCATAGATTTGGCAGATCATTTGGGAGAAGGAAACCAGACTGCGGAAAATTTCATGCGAATGGCGGTCATGGTGGCGATCGTTGATGGGGTCTACTCGGAGTCGGAAGACAAACTGCTGCATGAGTTCTGCACTACCCTCGGCGTCGAGACTAAAATTCTGGAAGCTTTGCGGGTGACGTTGTCCTATTGCCCCACGGATGGAGTTGCCCCACCCTATGACAACAATGCCGATTTACACGACCATCATCTGCACCTGCTGAGACCGCTCCAGGAATGGATGGATGGGCTGGAAATTCACGATCCCCGGCTGGCACGTTTCCTGTGTAAGCTAATTCCGCCCCAATGCCCCTTTGAGCGGGATATCAAGCTGTTTGGACATAAGGTTGTCCATATCCCGCCCATGTGCAAACTGAATCCACTTTACGATCAGCTTGTAGGACTGCGGTTTCGCGCCCTCAGCTACCTGGCAGACGACTGCAAAGAGGACGTTTCCAAATATTGCTAG
- the argF gene encoding ornithine carbamoyltransferase, giving the protein MSVATLNGRDLLSMADLSVEELRDLLDLAIDLKAKKVNPRCDKILGLLFTKASTRTRVSFSAAMYQLGGQVLDLNVSVTQVSRGEPVEDTARVLDRYLDVLAIRTYEQQELETFARYAKIPVINALTDLEHPCQVLADLQTIKEEFGQLEGLTLTYVGDGNNMANSLMIGCALSGMNVRVASPVGFEPNAGILEQAKAIAGDRTEVTLTQDAQAAVRGAQILYTDVWASMGQEDLADSRIPIFQPYQINENLLSKADSKAIVLHCLPAHRGEEITDGVIEGSQSRVWDEAENRLHAQKALLVSVLGAV; this is encoded by the coding sequence ATGAGCGTAGCGACATTAAACGGGCGGGATCTGCTGAGCATGGCGGATCTAAGTGTAGAGGAACTGCGGGATTTGCTGGATCTGGCGATCGATCTAAAGGCGAAGAAGGTAAATCCCCGCTGCGATAAAATTTTGGGCTTGCTGTTCACGAAAGCCTCGACGCGCACCAGGGTTAGCTTTTCGGCAGCAATGTATCAGCTCGGCGGACAGGTGCTAGACCTGAATGTGAGCGTCACGCAGGTCAGTCGGGGGGAACCCGTAGAAGATACGGCGCGAGTCCTCGATCGCTATCTGGATGTGCTGGCGATCCGCACCTACGAACAGCAGGAACTCGAAACCTTCGCCCGCTACGCTAAGATTCCCGTTATTAATGCCCTCACCGATCTGGAGCATCCCTGTCAAGTATTGGCGGATTTGCAGACGATCAAGGAAGAATTTGGGCAGTTGGAAGGCTTGACCCTTACCTACGTCGGCGACGGCAACAACATGGCAAACTCGCTGATGATAGGCTGTGCCCTCAGCGGCATGAATGTCCGGGTTGCCTCCCCTGTTGGATTTGAACCCAACGCCGGAATTCTGGAGCAGGCAAAGGCGATCGCAGGCGATCGAACCGAAGTGACGCTAACCCAAGATGCTCAAGCTGCCGTCCGGGGCGCACAAATCCTCTACACAGATGTCTGGGCAAGTATGGGACAGGAGGATCTGGCAGACAGCCGCATCCCCATCTTTCAGCCCTACCAAATCAACGAAAATTTACTCAGCAAAGCCGACTCAAAGGCGATCGTCCTCCACTGCCTCCCGGCTCACCGGGGCGAGGAAATCACCGATGGCGTAATCGAAGGCAGTCAATCCCGCGTCTGGGACGAGGCGGAGAATCGGCTTCATGCTCAGAAGGCGCTGCTGGTGAGTGTGTTGGGCGCTGTTTAA
- a CDS encoding B12-binding domain-containing radical SAM protein: MRILLVYPKFPKTFWSYEKILELVNRKVLLPPLGLVTVAAILPQTWEFKLVDRNIRAVTEEEWAWADVVILSAMIVQKEDLIDQIQEAKRRGKRVAVGGPFPTSVPEVPQSAGADYLILDEGEITLPMFIEAIERGDQQGIFRSNGEKPDVTETPVPRFDLLEFDAYDSMSIQFSRGCPFQCEFCDIIVLYGRKPRTKAPEQLLKELDYLYELGWRRSVFMVDDNFIGNKRNVKLLLKELKVWQKEHGYPFRFNTEASVDLAQDEELMDLMVECYFDAVFVGIETPDEDSLSLTKKFQNTRSSLAESIETITRAGLRVMAGFIIGFDGEQKGAGDRIVRFVEQTTIPTTTFAMLQALPNTALWHRLEKEGRLRSGKDGNINQTTLMNFIPTRPLEDIAREYVDAFWRIYEPQTYLDRVYRHFLMLGAPKCKAPAKLPSWIDLRALAIVCWRQGVKRSTRWAFWHHLFGILRQNPGVFEHYLAVCAHNEHFLEYRQIVKDEIEAQLQEFSAEEARIQAIETTEAKALAQSA, encoded by the coding sequence ATGCGGATTCTGCTCGTTTATCCGAAGTTTCCGAAAACCTTCTGGTCTTACGAAAAAATTCTGGAACTGGTGAATCGCAAAGTTTTACTGCCGCCGCTTGGACTGGTGACAGTAGCAGCCATTCTGCCCCAAACTTGGGAATTTAAGCTCGTCGATCGCAATATTCGAGCTGTCACAGAAGAGGAATGGGCATGGGCAGATGTGGTCATCCTCTCGGCAATGATTGTCCAGAAAGAGGATTTGATTGATCAGATTCAGGAGGCAAAACGTCGAGGCAAGCGCGTTGCCGTTGGCGGACCATTCCCCACCTCGGTTCCAGAAGTACCGCAGTCAGCCGGAGCGGATTATCTGATTCTGGATGAGGGCGAAATTACGCTGCCGATGTTTATTGAGGCGATCGAGCGAGGCGATCAGCAGGGCATTTTCCGATCGAACGGGGAAAAGCCGGACGTGACCGAAACCCCTGTGCCCCGGTTTGATCTGCTGGAGTTCGACGCCTACGATTCCATGTCGATCCAGTTTTCGCGGGGCTGCCCCTTCCAGTGCGAATTCTGCGACATCATTGTGCTGTATGGACGCAAACCTCGTACCAAAGCCCCAGAGCAGTTGCTCAAGGAACTGGACTACCTGTATGAGCTAGGCTGGCGGCGCAGCGTGTTCATGGTGGACGACAACTTCATTGGTAACAAGCGCAACGTCAAACTGCTGCTGAAGGAACTCAAGGTCTGGCAGAAAGAACACGGCTATCCCTTCCGCTTCAATACCGAGGCTTCCGTTGATCTGGCGCAGGACGAGGAACTGATGGATCTGATGGTGGAATGCTACTTTGATGCGGTCTTCGTGGGCATTGAAACCCCGGATGAAGATAGCTTGTCCCTCACCAAAAAATTTCAGAATACTCGCAGTTCGCTGGCAGAGTCGATCGAAACCATTACCAGAGCTGGACTGCGCGTGATGGCAGGGTTTATCATCGGCTTCGATGGAGAGCAAAAGGGGGCAGGCGATCGGATTGTGCGATTTGTGGAGCAGACCACAATTCCTACGACCACGTTTGCCATGCTTCAGGCATTGCCGAATACGGCTCTCTGGCATCGCTTAGAGAAAGAAGGTCGGCTGCGCTCCGGTAAGGATGGCAACATCAACCAGACCACGCTGATGAACTTTATTCCGACCCGTCCGCTGGAAGATATTGCGCGGGAATACGTCGATGCTTTCTGGCGGATCTATGAGCCACAGACCTATCTCGATCGCGTTTATCGCCATTTCCTGATGTTGGGTGCGCCCAAGTGCAAAGCTCCTGCCAAGCTACCAAGCTGGATCGATCTGCGGGCATTAGCGATCGTCTGCTGGCGACAGGGCGTGAAGCGATCGACTCGCTGGGCCTTCTGGCATCATCTGTTTGGCATTTTGCGGCAGAATCCGGGCGTGTTTGAGCATTACCTCGCCGTTTGTGCCCACAACGAGCATTTTCTCGAATATCGCCAAATCGTGAAGGATGAAATTGAAGCACAGCTTCAGGAATTCTCTGCGGAAGAAGCCAGAATTCAGGCGATCGAGACAACTGAGGCAAAAGCCTTAGCGCAGTCTGCCTGA
- a CDS encoding B12-binding domain-containing radical SAM protein gives MRVLLLYPLFPKSFWSFEKALELVDRKALLPPLGLATVAAILPQTWEFKLVDRNVRSVTEEEWNWADVVILSAMIVQKEDFLAQIQEAKRRGKKVAVGGPYATALPQEVAGADYLILDEGEITLPMFIEAIERGDQQGVFRANGEKPAVTETPVPRFDLLDFSAYDNMSVQFSRGCPFQCEFCDIIVLYGRKPRTKTPAQLIGELERLYELGWRRTIFLVDDNFIGNKRNVKLLLKELQPWMAEHGYPFHFNTEASVDLAQDQELMDLMVACNFNAVFLGIETPDEDSLALTQKFQNTRDSLSDAVDAIIRSGLRVMAGFIIGFDGEKPGAGDRIVQFVEKTAIPTAFFSMLQALPDTALWHRLEKEGRLRGSGNINQTTLMNYVPTRPLEQIAREYIDAFWQLYDPLAYLNRTYRHFEKLGTPEHKSRLRKVSWVSIRAMLIVFWRQGVLRKTRFQFWINLIKIWQTNPRVWEHYLSICAINEHFLEYRQIVKDQIEAQLAVYLAEEAKHQAEKQTPAGVVQEVA, from the coding sequence ATGCGTGTGCTGCTGCTCTATCCCCTATTTCCCAAGAGTTTCTGGTCTTTCGAGAAAGCCTTAGAACTAGTCGATCGCAAAGCACTTCTCCCCCCGCTAGGGCTGGCGACAGTTGCGGCGATTCTGCCCCAGACCTGGGAGTTTAAGCTAGTCGATCGAAATGTGCGATCGGTGACGGAGGAAGAGTGGAACTGGGCAGATGTAGTAATTCTGTCTGCGATGATCGTGCAGAAAGAGGACTTCCTGGCACAGATTCAGGAAGCAAAGCGGCGCGGTAAAAAAGTTGCGGTGGGAGGTCCCTATGCCACAGCCCTGCCCCAGGAAGTAGCCGGAGCGGACTATCTGATTCTGGACGAGGGCGAAATTACGCTGCCGATGTTTATTGAGGCGATCGAGCGAGGCGATCAGCAGGGCGTTTTCCGGGCAAATGGTGAAAAACCCGCCGTCACGGAAACTCCTGTGCCAAGATTCGATCTGTTGGACTTTTCCGCCTACGATAATATGTCGGTTCAGTTTTCGCGGGGCTGTCCCTTCCAGTGCGAATTTTGCGACATCATTGTGCTGTACGGACGCAAACCCCGTACTAAGACTCCAGCACAGCTCATTGGTGAACTGGAACGGCTTTACGAACTGGGCTGGCGACGCACGATCTTCCTGGTGGACGACAACTTCATCGGCAACAAGCGCAACGTGAAACTGCTGCTGAAGGAACTCCAGCCCTGGATGGCGGAACACGGCTATCCCTTCCACTTCAACACCGAAGCTTCCGTGGATCTGGCGCAGGATCAGGAACTGATGGATCTGATGGTTGCCTGCAACTTTAACGCCGTCTTCCTGGGCATCGAAACCCCGGATGAGGACAGCCTTGCCCTGACGCAAAAGTTTCAAAACACCCGCGATTCCCTCTCGGATGCGGTGGATGCGATTATTCGATCGGGTCTGCGCGTGATGGCGGGGTTTATCATCGGCTTCGATGGCGAAAAACCGGGGGCGGGCGATCGCATCGTTCAATTCGTGGAAAAAACGGCGATTCCCACGGCATTCTTCAGTATGTTGCAGGCACTCCCCGATACGGCGCTCTGGCATCGTCTGGAAAAAGAGGGACGACTCAGAGGCAGCGGCAACATCAACCAGACCACGCTGATGAACTATGTGCCTACCCGTCCGCTAGAGCAGATTGCGCGGGAATACATTGATGCTTTCTGGCAGCTTTACGATCCGCTGGCATACCTGAACCGCACCTATCGCCATTTCGAGAAGCTGGGCACACCTGAGCATAAGTCTCGCCTGCGGAAGGTCAGTTGGGTAAGCATTCGGGCAATGCTGATTGTCTTCTGGCGGCAGGGTGTCCTGCGGAAAACGCGCTTCCAGTTCTGGATCAACCTGATCAAAATCTGGCAGACGAATCCCCGCGTGTGGGAGCATTACCTTTCCATCTGCGCCATCAACGAACACTTCCTGGAATATCGCCAGATCGTGAAGGATCAGATTGAGGCACAGCTAGCCGTTTACCTGGCAGAGGAAGCAAAACATCAGGCAGAAAAGCAAACCCCAGCAGGCGTCGTGCAGGAAGTAGCATAG
- a CDS encoding EamA family transporter: MAPSEFALLLGAVLASVVGQFLLKAGALKLGQVNAENAISHVLAIITIPELVGGLIVYALGAISYILLLTRVNLSVAGPAVALSYVFSVIIGYFLFRETIPLARVVGVGLIVCGVILVIWQKPQG, encoded by the coding sequence GTGGCTCCAAGCGAATTTGCTTTACTTTTGGGCGCAGTGCTGGCAAGCGTCGTCGGTCAATTTCTGCTGAAAGCAGGAGCTTTAAAGCTTGGTCAGGTGAACGCAGAAAACGCGATTAGCCACGTTTTGGCAATTATCACGATTCCTGAGCTGGTTGGCGGTTTGATCGTATATGCCCTAGGCGCAATCTCTTATATTCTGCTGTTGACGCGAGTGAACCTAAGCGTGGCAGGTCCGGCAGTGGCTTTGAGCTATGTCTTCTCGGTGATTATCGGCTACTTTCTATTCCGCGAAACGATTCCCCTTGCCCGTGTGGTTGGCGTCGGTCTGATTGTGTGCGGCGTGATTTTGGTGATTTGGCAGAAGCCGCAGGGGTAG
- a CDS encoding DUF3536 domain-containing protein: protein MSDSIHAEAIAELGSPSSIATNVDTSTGDHAVQSRQPNPIQQAHGVYVTVHGHFYQPPRENPYLNAIERQPSAAPFHNWNERIHYECYRPNAFARVLNDRGEVLGIVNNYEYLSFNIGPTLMSWLEQHDLETYQRILEADRKSCDRLNGHGNAIAQVYNHIIMPLANDRDKLTQIRWGKADFRARFGRDPEGMWLAETAVDQATVAALIAEGIRFIVLAPSQAQRCRPLPTAEYPNPHWTEVGGSQIDPIQPYRCYLKPSADLSNGLSDTLPDSDRPYLDIFFYDGPISRDMGFNDVLSSSHHFVGRLGQAVRGDHRPAQLISVATDGETFGHHKGGTEKALAYAFTEEFPRHGWTVTNYAHYLSINPPTWEVELKPVTAWSCSHGVDRWQEDCGCGGGGLWNQQWRKPLREALDWLRDQLVKVYEEQGRKLFRDHWKARDEYVRIILDRSPANVNRFLTEHQQHKLTVGDRVDALRLLEMQRHTLLMYTSCGWFFDELSRPEGTQILRYAARALELAGDVAGVQLEKAFIKRLTAAPSNVEFFQNGAEVYRQLVIPAQISLEQVASHYAITSLFTPYARDQRVYCYSVHQMDYQMQRLGSLTLAVGQIQITSDLIRETRHLVFAVLHLGGWDFHCCIQPFSGRRSYTQLRDSLFEAMAQASAARTILAMNRFFGNQSYSLQDLFAEERHRIMRLLSQETLTRLDQLYTQVYRDNYGVLMAFHRDALEVPQELQVAAEISISHRALTTLQALERETSDFPFSNPELCQNYLIELEAIATEASHLHCQIKPLQIKQTLERLILRSLWNLLNNLNSETIATDAAWIDRLIALGTQLNLGLSLDRVQELYFRHLHGHILPDLAEPSDDRADGKWTIDQLRPLLKLGETLAIDLRGWSA, encoded by the coding sequence GTGTCCGATTCTATTCATGCTGAAGCGATCGCAGAACTGGGTTCCCCTTCATCGATCGCTACAAATGTCGATACAAGCACCGGGGATCACGCAGTTCAATCACGTCAGCCTAATCCAATTCAACAGGCTCATGGCGTTTACGTCACGGTTCACGGGCATTTCTATCAGCCACCGCGCGAAAATCCATATTTGAACGCGATCGAGCGTCAGCCCAGTGCGGCTCCGTTCCACAACTGGAATGAGCGAATTCACTATGAATGCTATCGCCCCAATGCCTTTGCCAGAGTGCTGAACGATCGGGGCGAAGTGCTGGGGATCGTGAATAACTACGAATATCTCAGCTTTAATATTGGTCCGACGCTGATGAGCTGGCTGGAACAGCATGACCTGGAAACCTACCAGCGCATTCTGGAAGCAGATCGGAAAAGCTGCGATCGGCTAAACGGTCACGGCAATGCGATCGCTCAGGTGTACAACCACATCATTATGCCGCTAGCGAACGATCGGGATAAGCTGACCCAAATTCGCTGGGGTAAAGCTGACTTTCGTGCCCGGTTTGGACGCGATCCCGAAGGAATGTGGCTGGCGGAAACCGCTGTGGATCAGGCAACGGTGGCGGCACTGATAGCAGAAGGCATCAGGTTTATTGTGCTGGCTCCCTCTCAAGCGCAGAGATGTCGTCCCCTCCCGACCGCAGAGTATCCCAATCCCCATTGGACGGAGGTGGGCGGCAGCCAGATTGATCCGATTCAGCCCTACCGCTGCTACCTCAAGCCTTCGGCGGATCTATCGAATGGTTTATCGGATACTCTGCCGGACTCAGACCGTCCCTACCTCGATATTTTCTTTTACGACGGTCCCATTTCTCGCGATATGGGTTTTAACGATGTGTTGAGCAGTTCCCATCACTTCGTTGGTCGGTTAGGGCAGGCGGTAAGGGGGGATCATCGTCCAGCACAGTTAATCTCGGTGGCAACAGATGGAGAAACCTTTGGGCATCACAAGGGCGGCACAGAAAAGGCTCTCGCCTACGCCTTTACGGAGGAATTTCCGCGCCACGGCTGGACGGTGACAAACTACGCCCATTACCTCAGCATTAATCCGCCGACCTGGGAAGTGGAGCTAAAGCCCGTGACTGCCTGGAGCTGTTCCCACGGAGTCGATCGCTGGCAAGAGGACTGCGGCTGTGGCGGAGGCGGACTGTGGAATCAGCAATGGCGGAAACCGCTGCGGGAGGCTCTGGACTGGCTGCGGGATCAGTTGGTGAAGGTCTACGAGGAGCAGGGGCGGAAACTGTTTCGCGATCACTGGAAGGCACGGGATGAGTATGTTCGCATCATTCTCGATCGCAGTCCTGCCAATGTAAATCGCTTCCTGACGGAGCATCAGCAGCACAAACTGACGGTGGGTGACCGCGTGGATGCCTTGAGACTGCTGGAAATGCAGCGGCATACCCTGCTGATGTACACAAGCTGCGGCTGGTTTTTCGATGAACTGTCCCGCCCGGAAGGAACGCAGATTTTGCGCTATGCGGCTCGTGCCCTGGAGTTAGCAGGAGATGTGGCAGGCGTTCAGCTTGAAAAGGCATTTATTAAGCGACTGACAGCTGCTCCCAGCAACGTCGAGTTTTTCCAGAACGGCGCGGAAGTTTATCGGCAGCTCGTAATTCCGGCACAGATTAGCCTGGAGCAGGTAGCGTCTCACTATGCAATTACGTCGCTGTTTACGCCCTACGCAAGGGATCAGCGAGTTTATTGCTACAGCGTGCATCAGATGGACTATCAAATGCAGCGGTTGGGATCGCTGACGCTGGCAGTCGGACAGATTCAGATTACCTCTGATCTAATTCGGGAAACGCGCCATCTGGTCTTTGCGGTGCTGCATCTGGGCGGCTGGGATTTTCACTGCTGCATTCAACCCTTTAGCGGACGGCGATCGTACACCCAGCTTCGAGATAGTTTGTTTGAGGCAATGGCTCAGGCAAGCGCAGCCCGCACAATCCTGGCAATGAATCGCTTTTTTGGCAACCAGTCCTACAGTCTGCAAGATCTGTTTGCCGAGGAACGCCATCGAATTATGCGCCTGCTCAGCCAGGAAACCCTGACGCGGCTGGATCAGCTTTACACCCAGGTTTACCGCGACAACTACGGGGTGCTAATGGCGTTTCATCGGGATGCGCTAGAAGTCCCACAGGAACTCCAGGTCGCCGCCGAAATTTCTATCAGCCATCGTGCCCTGACTACGCTTCAGGCACTAGAGCGAGAAACCAGCGACTTCCCGTTCAGCAATCCCGAATTGTGCCAGAACTATCTGATTGAACTGGAAGCGATCGCCACCGAAGCCTCCCATCTGCACTGCCAGATCAAACCTCTGCAAATTAAGCAAACTTTGGAACGGCTGATCCTACGCTCCCTCTGGAATCTGCTCAACAACCTCAACTCGGAAACGATCGCCACCGATGCCGCCTGGATCGATCGTCTGATTGCCCTGGGCACCCAATTGAATCTGGGACTTTCCCTCGATCGCGTCCAGGAACTCTACTTCCGTCACCTCCACGGTCATATCCTACCCGACCTAGCAGAACCCTCGGACGATCGAGCAGATGGAAAGTGGACGATCGATCAACTGCGTCCTTTGTTGAAGTTAGGGGAAACTCTGGCGATCGATCTGCGGGGATGGTCTGCTTAA
- a CDS encoding zeta toxin family protein: protein MACELPGTSLLEGINQDSDAMPLLYLIGGANGSGKTTSALTILPNLGIAEYVNADAIAAGLSPLNPESVAQQAGRLMLERLKVLAGSNADFAFETTLAARSFAPFLEQCNSRGYTINLLYFWLRSPDLAVERVARRVASGGHSIPEEVIRRRYERGRRNLVELYLPLCDEWFIFDNSEPEYRIIAEGRANQDPVIYNQELWEQINRGTNDEQ, encoded by the coding sequence ATAGCTTGTGAATTACCCGGAACATCTTTATTAGAGGGGATTAATCAAGACTCAGACGCTATGCCACTGCTGTATCTTATTGGCGGTGCAAACGGTTCAGGGAAGACAACCTCTGCACTGACGATTCTGCCCAATTTAGGGATAGCCGAGTACGTGAATGCAGATGCAATCGCCGCAGGGCTATCGCCTTTAAATCCCGAATCCGTGGCACAACAGGCAGGACGGCTTATGCTGGAACGCTTGAAAGTGCTTGCGGGTTCCAATGCTGATTTTGCGTTTGAAACAACCCTTGCAGCCCGATCGTTTGCTCCGTTTCTTGAGCAGTGCAACAGCAGAGGCTACACAATCAACTTGCTGTATTTTTGGCTGCGGAGTCCCGATTTGGCAGTAGAGCGAGTTGCGCGTCGAGTAGCAAGCGGTGGACATTCAATTCCAGAGGAGGTCATTCGCCGGCGGTATGAGCGGGGTCGGAGGAATTTAGTCGAACTGTACCTGCCTCTATGTGACGAGTGGTTTATTTTTGACAACTCCGAGCCTGAATATCGCATTATTGCTGAAGGTAGAGCTAATCAAGATCCCGTTATCTATAATCAGGAACTCTGGGAGCAAATCAATAGAGGGACAAATGACGAACAATAG
- a CDS encoding zinc-dependent dehydrogenase has product MKAQVFRGVNQLSYEEVPIPEVAPDEILVRVNVVGLCQSDIKKILYPLYEPPRIFGHETAGTIAKVGSEVKSWEVGQRVVVLHHIPCMHCAYCLNDNFSMCDVYKNISTTAGFAPSGGGFADYVKVPGHIVRNGGLIEIPNDITFEQASFVEPTNCCLKAVKKAQIQPGQTVLITGAGPIGLMFIMLVNYFGAKAIATDLIPSRIEKALSVGATAAFDARDPDLPAKIQGLTNGMGVDVSLLAVPSEKAFFQALDCTRKGGKILFFAEFPDELEIPINPNVLYRREIDLMGSYSSSYRVQALAADIVFRKQIDVDALVSDRFSLKDLAAAVEKAVAPTPDTLKILIYPEEAETEK; this is encoded by the coding sequence ATGAAAGCACAGGTATTTCGCGGCGTTAATCAGCTGAGCTACGAAGAGGTTCCCATTCCCGAAGTTGCGCCGGATGAGATCCTGGTGCGCGTGAATGTGGTGGGGCTGTGCCAGTCGGATATTAAAAAAATTCTTTATCCGCTGTATGAGCCGCCGCGCATTTTTGGACATGAGACGGCAGGGACGATCGCCAAAGTTGGGTCGGAGGTGAAATCCTGGGAGGTGGGTCAGCGGGTGGTGGTGCTGCATCACATTCCCTGTATGCACTGCGCCTACTGCCTGAACGACAATTTCTCAATGTGCGATGTGTATAAGAACATTTCCACCACAGCGGGATTTGCGCCGAGCGGCGGCGGGTTTGCGGACTATGTGAAAGTGCCGGGGCATATTGTGCGAAACGGCGGACTGATTGAAATCCCCAACGACATCACTTTCGAGCAAGCCAGCTTTGTCGAGCCAACGAACTGCTGCCTGAAAGCCGTCAAAAAAGCGCAGATCCAGCCCGGACAAACCGTACTCATTACCGGAGCAGGTCCGATCGGCTTAATGTTCATCATGCTGGTGAACTACTTTGGGGCAAAGGCGATCGCCACCGATCTAATCCCTTCCCGCATTGAGAAAGCCTTGAGCGTGGGCGCAACGGCAGCTTTTGATGCTCGCGATCCCGATTTGCCTGCCAAAATTCAGGGTCTGACAAACGGCATGGGGGTAGACGTAAGCCTGCTGGCAGTTCCCAGCGAAAAGGCATTCTTCCAGGCGCTCGACTGCACCCGCAAAGGCGGCAAGATTCTCTTCTTCGCCGAATTCCCTGACGAGCTAGAAATCCCGATCAATCCCAACGTCCTCTATCGGCGCGAGATCGATCTGATGGGCAGCTATAGCTCCTCCTATCGGGTGCAGGCGTTGGCGGCAGACATCGTGTTCCGCAAGCAGATCGATGTGGATGCCCTGGTGAGCGATCGCTTCTCCCTCAAAGATCTTGCGGCAGCGGTCGAAAAAGCCGTGGCTCCTACGCCGGACACCCTGAAGATTTTGATTTACCCCGAAGAGGCGGAAACGGAGAAATAG